TGTAAACAAGACCGTTGCGCCGCGTTTCGCTGTTTTCGTTTCTCTTTTTTTAGCTTTTAATACgccaagttaaaaataaaaaataaaattgtattcgtTGCTATGCGTTATGCTTTTTTAGCGTAAGAACGCGTTTGGTTTGAACGACCCCTTAATAATTTTGTACCGGTCTTTTGCCACGTCCTCTGTTGGTATCTGAGAACAGTAACGTTGCATCTGTTGCCCCAGCCGCCTGCTGTTTCATGAGGGTGAGATAATTGCCACAGCTGGGGTAAGACTGTTGGAACACCAACCCCCTCTTTCTCATATGTCAGTGTTACATCTGAGTCAAGTCCTACATTAAAAAAGAGACTCTCCTGCTCTTCCTCGCTAACTAAATTTAATTTAGACACAACATAAAATGTATGTCAGCAATTCAGTTAAGAATTGACAGACGCAGACATGATTGTGTCTTGTTGCCTTGGGGCAAGTATTGTGCCATTCTTTCATTAATGAGAACTGCCTGAGCGTGATAGATGTGGGGTAGTGCATGAGTTTTTTcccatttgttttgtgtgtgttgtaggaAGCAGCATTGAAGGCACTGGGAGCAGATGGCCTCTTTTTCTTCTCATCCCTGGATGCAGATCATGACCTCTATCTCAGTCCAGAGGAATTCAAGCCTGTTGCAGAAAAACTCACTGGTACATTTCTTGTCTGTTTTCTTTCAGCAGTACCATTGATTTCCCTGACAAATATTGCATTTTTGAagtagaattaaaggaatattccatgttcaatacaggttaagctcaatcaacagcatttgtggcataatgttgattacccccaaaaataatttcaacttgtccctccttttctttaaaaagcagaaatcgaggttacagtgagacacttacaatggaagtcaatgggggaaATTTTCGGGCtgtttcaaggcagaaatgtgaagcttataatttttataaaagcacttacattctgttaaaacttgtgtattatttgagctgtgaaattatttaaattgtaatttttgcagGATTACAGGTTTTATgatgttatgtcgtcatggcaacaaagttgtaaaattgtaaataactttacacagaaaaggttagcgaTTTCCTaactaaaatcacattaatatgcatattgtttacatcttgtggctatacttttgaaacggtgagtattttaatgtttactgattggcccaattcactaccatttgtaagtgcctcactgtaacccagatttgtttttgtttttttagaaaattTCGAGGGAGTCGTCGAAATAAATTTtgggggtaatcaacattataccacaaatgctgtcgattgagcataacttgtattgaacccagaatactgCTTTAAGATTGATATCCTCCACCACTGTTGAAAACTGAAAGTCAGATATGAGTTTTCAAACAATgcattgtttattattgtaatcCCAATGTCCATCTCCGTTGCCTGAAGGTGTGGCACCTCCCCCAGAGTTTGAGGAGGAGACGCCACATGATCCAAATGGAGAAACGCTGATGCTACAGGCCACAATGCAGCCATTACTGCTGGAAAGCATGACTAAGAGCAAAGATGGCTTCCTAGgggtaataataacaaaaaacttGCTTCACTTATAAGCTGGTCCATAAACAgtaacaaatgtttggaattgttaAACTTATTTCGTAGATATACATATAGTGTGATGTTTTGTAGAAAGTGAAAAAAATTGACAGATTAAAAGTTATTCAAAACTTGTTTATAAGGTAAATTCTGTGCATTTTCTGTCTCATCAGGTTTCTCACAGCTCTCTTAGTGGGCTGCGGTCATGGAAACGTCCAGCTGTTCCTTCAGCCACATTTTATGCCAGTCAGTTTAAGGTCTTCCAGCCACCCAGCAGTAAATCTGCCCCGGGCGACACATGGTGGATTGTTCCCAGCGAGCTGAACATCTTCACTGGCTACCTTTCCAATAACCGCTACCATCCTCCCACACCACGGGGCAAAGAGGTACAAATACACCAATAAATCTAACAAGTGATAACGAAAACAAGTTTCAGGAATTCAGGAATAGTCAGCTTGGCTGGGTCCAAGGGGGAGCTAGATTTGCTCCGAGCCCCCACAGAAACTTCTAATGCCCCCGCCCTGACTGACAGCAAACGATCAAGGGGCACTCCACCCCCTGGACTGACTGCAAAACGAACAACGGTGCCTCCCCCACCCCCCATACACGTGCCCCACCAAAGGTTGCATCCTAGCACAAGCCCTGATAGTCAGTCAGTATAAACTTTATCACTGCATGATCAAGTATCACTATTTTGAGCAGTTTAGTGATTGCAATTTCATATTGCTTGGATTAATTAAAATTCAATCATGCTTTCTCTCTGCAGGTGCTGATTCACTCGCTGCTGAGTATGTTCCACCCGCGGCCCTTTGTGAAATCCCGCTTTGCCCCACAGGGAGCTGTGGCCTGTATACGGGCCGTCAGTGACTTTTATTATGACATTGTTTTCAGGTGAGAAAAGTACATGTTGGGCTTTGAATTTCAGGGTTAAGCTGTGTGTTAAAATAGGTGTGGGCTAGAATACAGTTATAGGATTGAGACTATGACTGTGGGTCTACATTTGTATGGTTGTCGTGTTAAAACAAGTATGTCAAGTTTGCAATCATTCAGAATTAATGGGATTGTCTTATAATAGTACCCAATAAAAATACACAACATCTCAGTCACAGAATGTCTGATTGTTacttgtccctcattttatcGGTCATTCTCTCTGATCACTAcggtgctttttaaaaatgtgtgttttaacTGTGAACCTCAAATCTAACCATGATTAATTGAGTCTGATGTACTCCGTTACTAATGACAGAATCCATGCTGAGTTCCAGCTAAATGATGTTCCAGATTTTCCATTCTGGTTCACACCCGGTCAGTTTTCTGGTCACATCATCCTGTCTAAAGACGCTTCTCATGTGCGAGACTTTTACCTCTACGTCCCAAATGACAAGTCAGTGCTCCATCCTCCCTCTACCACTCCTAACTGCTTATCCTGCTGTTCTAGTTTGAGCAATATAGCCCAAAGTCATGTTATAACATCATGATCAATTTCATAGGTTGAGaatgaaatacaaaattttaagggaaaataaatacaaaaataagggCACAAGAGTCCTTTTCGGAGGtgttgaatgtgtgtttgtgtatggtaGAACTCTGAATGTGGACATGGAGTGGCTGTATGGGGCCAGTGAAAGCAGTAACATGGAGGTGGACATTGGATACCTGCCCCAGGTTAGTGCTCAGAATTATACAGATTACGTTCTGTGGGTTTTGATTGCGGATTACAGTACATAATACTAAAATGCTTCCACTGACATTTAGCCGAATGATCGCTCTTTCAGTATTTCATACTTCTGATGAATCAGCTGAAGTGTAAAGCATGTTAAAGAATTAAATGGGCTGTATGTTTACAGATGGAGCTCAGGGCAGCAGGGCCCTCCACTCCCTCAATAATCTATGACGAGCTGGGGAACGTGATTGACAGACGTGGGGAGGGTGGAGAGCCCATTCAGTTTGTGTTTGAGGAGATTGTCTGGAATGCAGAGGTGAGCAGAGAGGAAGCAGCGAGACAGCTGGAGGTCACAATGTACCCATTTAAAAAGGTGAGTCTCATGATGCAATCCCCAACTTGATGATGATGAATGTTTGCACTTTGTATTTTAATGCCATTGGTCTCATCAGTGGTTCTTTTCTTTTGAAGGTGCCATATCTGCCTTTCAGTGAGGCTTTCAGTAGAGCTGATGCAGAGAAGAAGCTGGTCCACTCCATCCTGCTCTGGGGAGCCCTGGATGACCAGTCCTGCTGAGGTCAGACACCCATTAATGGTGATAACAGTATTGAACTAGATGTATGTATTTGTGGGAAGGGTTAAGATTGGGAATAGGGTTGAAGATGACTGATATCCGTGCAGGGATAACTAAGTTTAACAtggtaaggggccattcagaccaaacacattcttgcactaaaaagctagatgcagtgcatcATGCTTGAGACATGCTTTTTAAAGTTGATGTTCCCTCTACTAAGGCTGTCAGTTTTGGgtttgtgccaagcactgacagtTTTCAATCTGATCATATTCCTGGGCTAAAACagatgcagtgcaatgaataaaacagaatgtgGGTGTCTGTAAAGGCTGAATCTCCTTTTAAACTGACGCAGCATCTAAAAAATGcggcactcctgcacgagacgctgaaaaaacagggAGATGCGGCGCAACATTTGAAGATGTCTGTCTATTGCATGCTTACATTGAAAAATATGTCTGCGTTTAGAGTAAACGACCCCTTAGGTGAAGGTCTTTGGAGGTCTTGACTATGTCTGTTTTTATTAGCACCTCGCTGCATGAGCATTAGGTACGCACATACAgtaaaactgtatttaaaaaaacaaaaacaaaaaaaaaacactggtacTGCcggtattatgaagcttgagtctgagATGGTAGTATGGTACCGatataggctactgtgcaacacaAAGGTAACATAGAGCcgtctatttaatttttttttttttattttacttaggATTTAAGAATATGAATTGGCAAAATCTTGTCTTTATCATTTTGTGAActtttgttaacagccagatatgttctttgcaataaacaatagcTGCAACACGGTGCTACttggtttatattgatttgttgcaccctcttgtggattCAGgagaca
This Myxocyprinus asiaticus isolate MX2 ecotype Aquarium Trade chromosome 20, UBuf_Myxa_2, whole genome shotgun sequence DNA region includes the following protein-coding sequences:
- the LOC127411055 gene encoding selenoprotein N-like; this translates as MAADVDKTNPGKPKNEHEDRTFPSRTPDRSRFKQTLSTLLMIAAVPLIGFCVKYYQDNQLVKRHEAALKALGADGLFFFSSLDADHDLYLSPEEFKPVAEKLTGVAPPPEFEEETPHDPNGETLMLQATMQPLLLESMTKSKDGFLGVSHSSLSGLRSWKRPAVPSATFYASQFKVFQPPSSKSAPGDTWWIVPSELNIFTGYLSNNRYHPPTPRGKEVLIHSLLSMFHPRPFVKSRFAPQGAVACIRAVSDFYYDIVFRIHAEFQLNDVPDFPFWFTPGQFSGHIILSKDASHVRDFYLYVPNDKTLNVDMEWLYGASESSNMEVDIGYLPQMELRAAGPSTPSIIYDELGNVIDRRGEGGEPIQFVFEEIVWNAEVSREEAARQLEVTMYPFKKVPYLPFSEAFSRADAEKKLVHSILLWGALDDQSCUGSGRTLRETVLESSPVLDLLNQSFVSSWSLVKELEDLQADEKNLGLSEKARLHLEKYTFPVEMMVVLPNGTVVHHINANNFLDQTSMKPEEEGPALSFSAGFEDPSTSTYIRFLQEGLEKAKPFLES